One window of Phycisphaeraceae bacterium genomic DNA carries:
- a CDS encoding glycosyltransferase, with amino-acid sequence MSSPNGHISHQDARPTWPRTDTPLRIAILGWARLSMQVREGSGYNLSASELASGLSMSGHTVVGLSCGMRYSPIPGIRIRHLETWRNIECYDIINSPCHSPAAMNFRNMPRELHSPTLTQRIIRWLDEHRIQIVHIHSLEGYSLDLISAIRATDRHVVCTLHNYWFVCPQVDLLWNETHVCDNYEGGDRCVNCLPRSPSYAKQRFKRAAGRALDRVLGPNPANIIRGTAYSLADRVRNKHSKDTELAGNDEPLADPELALGFNVARNTNRDVIIQHGLALHSHEQTPELGVAPIDQNERMLAPDNNSNGDRHLVVLNEYGKRRHAGADALNHASLVTPPSRFVADVHARMGVDKDKLRVVRLGQPHFDQINRHARRHRLYEHRPWDASHPDRPLRFGFFGTTRNNKGLDVLVRAIPLLSPEVRQKCQFLIRASGWDWPFRKRLSVYPEVQFAGGYDMLQLIAAWGEYDIGVLSHVWFENSPLVLLEHLHAGKFVISSRLGGPVEWLKEPEHHAHYNGLMFAGGDPHGLAQCITRCVTGDVVVPSPKEIHDATPILQSYPDHVREVESIYREFLGDMPVKHTNAQHPEIEVKADHSVLQAQ; translated from the coding sequence GTGAGTTCTCCAAACGGACACATATCCCATCAGGATGCCCGACCGACATGGCCACGGACCGATACGCCGTTGCGCATTGCAATCCTCGGATGGGCCCGTCTATCCATGCAGGTACGTGAGGGCTCAGGGTACAACCTGTCAGCATCCGAACTCGCGTCAGGGCTTTCGATGAGCGGGCACACAGTTGTTGGATTATCCTGCGGCATGCGATACTCGCCGATCCCGGGCATACGTATCAGGCATCTTGAAACGTGGCGCAACATTGAGTGCTACGACATCATCAACAGTCCATGCCATTCGCCCGCTGCGATGAACTTCCGAAACATGCCCCGTGAACTGCATTCTCCCACGCTCACCCAGCGGATCATTCGCTGGCTTGATGAGCACCGAATCCAGATCGTGCATATCCACTCACTTGAGGGATACTCGCTTGATCTCATCAGCGCGATTCGCGCAACAGATCGACACGTTGTCTGCACGCTGCACAACTACTGGTTCGTGTGCCCACAGGTCGATCTTCTCTGGAACGAGACGCATGTGTGCGACAACTACGAGGGCGGCGATCGCTGCGTGAACTGTCTACCGAGATCGCCGAGCTATGCAAAGCAACGATTCAAACGCGCTGCTGGACGAGCACTTGACCGCGTGCTTGGCCCGAACCCAGCCAACATTATCCGTGGCACAGCGTACAGCCTTGCAGATCGTGTGCGAAACAAGCATTCCAAGGATACTGAACTCGCCGGCAATGATGAACCACTTGCTGATCCGGAGCTTGCACTCGGCTTCAATGTGGCACGCAACACCAATCGTGATGTCATTATCCAACACGGGCTTGCACTCCACTCGCACGAACAGACCCCCGAGCTTGGCGTTGCACCGATCGATCAGAACGAGCGCATGCTCGCACCAGATAACAACTCGAACGGCGACCGTCATCTTGTTGTTCTGAATGAGTACGGCAAGCGGAGACACGCGGGTGCTGACGCCTTGAACCATGCATCGCTGGTGACACCACCCAGCAGGTTCGTTGCCGATGTGCATGCGCGCATGGGCGTGGACAAGGACAAACTTCGCGTTGTGAGACTCGGCCAGCCTCACTTTGATCAGATCAATCGACATGCGAGACGGCACCGACTTTACGAACATCGCCCGTGGGATGCCTCGCATCCGGATCGGCCGCTCAGGTTCGGGTTCTTCGGCACCACACGCAACAACAAGGGGCTCGACGTGCTTGTGCGCGCGATCCCATTGCTCTCTCCAGAGGTCAGACAGAAGTGCCAGTTTTTGATCCGAGCAAGCGGTTGGGACTGGCCGTTCCGCAAACGCCTCAGCGTGTATCCGGAAGTCCAGTTCGCTGGCGGATACGACATGCTTCAACTCATCGCAGCATGGGGCGAGTACGACATCGGCGTTCTCTCGCATGTGTGGTTTGAGAACTCGCCATTGGTGCTTCTTGAACACCTGCACGCTGGTAAGTTTGTCATTTCATCGCGGCTTGGCGGCCCTGTTGAGTGGCTCAAGGAGCCAGAACATCATGCTCACTATAACGGCCTCATGTTCGCTGGGGGTGATCCGCATGGACTTGCTCAGTGCATCACGCGTTGCGTCACCGGTGATGTTGTAGTTCCAAGCCCGAAAGAGATCCACGATGCGACGCCGATACTGCAAAGCTACCCGGATCACGTACGCGAGGTTGAATCGATCTACCGCGAGTTTCTTGGTGACATGCCGGTGAAGCACACCAATGCGCAACATCCCGAGATAGAAGTCAAAGCGGATCACTCGGTGCTGCAGGCACAATAG
- a CDS encoding carbon-nitrogen family hydrolase: MRAHLVQFDILWQNKHANFDRVANLLSDARPEAGDFVLLPEMFDTGFSFAVSATADENGETIDFVRSIALKYDITIQAGRTVRSEDVSRARNEAPIVTRDGVVATYTKIHPFSHGFPGQREVDTFDSGAEVITYAWRCDGVSMRVCPAICYDLRFAELFRRGLDMGAEVFALGANWPVARQEHWRALLIARAIENQAFVFGVNRIGRDPSLEYVGGTIAVGPRGEVLGELKDEEAVLTVEIDPRDVTRWREKFHAWEDRRLGLDVPKRSAIVPAAPSDPL, from the coding sequence ATGCGCGCCCATCTTGTCCAGTTTGACATCCTCTGGCAGAACAAACATGCCAACTTCGATCGTGTTGCGAATCTCCTGTCGGATGCGCGTCCCGAAGCAGGTGACTTTGTGTTGCTACCAGAGATGTTCGATACAGGGTTTTCCTTCGCAGTTTCAGCAACTGCTGACGAGAATGGTGAAACAATCGACTTTGTGCGCTCAATCGCGCTCAAGTACGACATCACAATCCAGGCAGGCAGAACAGTGCGATCTGAGGACGTGTCGCGTGCCCGCAATGAAGCACCGATCGTGACGCGGGATGGTGTCGTTGCCACTTACACGAAGATCCACCCGTTCTCACACGGATTCCCGGGGCAGCGGGAGGTCGACACGTTCGATTCGGGGGCCGAGGTTATTACATACGCCTGGCGATGTGATGGAGTCAGTATGCGCGTGTGTCCAGCGATCTGCTACGACCTCCGCTTTGCGGAGTTATTCAGGCGCGGACTCGATATGGGAGCAGAGGTGTTTGCTCTCGGTGCAAACTGGCCCGTCGCAAGGCAGGAGCACTGGCGGGCACTGCTGATCGCACGGGCGATTGAGAATCAGGCGTTCGTGTTCGGTGTAAATCGGATCGGACGCGATCCGTCACTCGAGTATGTTGGTGGGACGATCGCGGTCGGACCTCGCGGTGAGGTTCTTGGCGAACTGAAGGACGAGGAAGCAGTGCTGACAGTTGAGATTGATCCTCGCGATGTGACGCGATGGCGCGAGAAGTTTCACGCGTGGGAAGATCGCAGGCTTGGACTTGATGTGCCGAAACGCTCAGCTATTGTGCCTGCAGCACCGAGTGATCCGCTTTGA
- the maf gene encoding septum formation protein Maf translates to MMKSTAMYPNKRAMMGFSADIPTSAGHRPDSVRSQRASASRALVLASRSPRREQLLANSGYTFEVLVPDVDDSHLHRGAVDPDMWVQALAYFKAMASAHMINPSMSVFDQPIPRTANTLDALHTRPPVVLGADTVCVQNNVMLGKPANADEAHSMMRAFSGASHDVLTGVALLDLDTQSRVMFTGHSRVYFDVLSEAAIDAYVASNAWQGKAGAYNLAERLDDGWNIDIDGDPTNVVGLPMERVRVELALLGVRPARAEQST, encoded by the coding sequence ATGATGAAGTCAACTGCCATGTACCCGAACAAGCGAGCCATGATGGGTTTTTCCGCTGACATTCCAACAAGTGCTGGCCATCGTCCCGACTCTGTGCGCTCGCAACGTGCATCGGCTTCGCGCGCGCTGGTGCTGGCGAGCAGGTCGCCACGTCGTGAGCAGTTGCTCGCGAACTCCGGCTACACCTTTGAAGTGCTTGTTCCTGATGTTGACGACTCACATCTGCATCGTGGTGCGGTTGATCCGGACATGTGGGTGCAGGCGCTCGCATACTTCAAGGCGATGGCATCGGCACATATGATCAACCCTTCGATGTCCGTATTCGATCAACCCATCCCGCGCACCGCAAACACACTTGATGCGTTGCACACGCGCCCGCCTGTGGTCCTCGGCGCGGACACGGTGTGTGTGCAGAACAACGTGATGCTTGGAAAACCGGCAAACGCCGACGAGGCACACTCGATGATGCGTGCATTCTCCGGGGCATCGCACGATGTTCTGACGGGCGTTGCTCTTCTTGACCTTGACACACAATCGCGCGTGATGTTCACGGGGCACTCGCGTGTGTACTTTGATGTACTCTCTGAAGCTGCAATTGATGCATACGTTGCATCGAATGCATGGCAGGGCAAGGCTGGCGCCTACAACCTCGCCGAGCGGCTCGACGACGGCTGGAACATCGATATCGATGGTGACCCGACAAATGTGGTCGGCCTGCCAATGGAGCGCGTCCGTGTTGAACTGGCACTGCTCGGCGTTCGACCTGCTCGGGCGGAGCAGTCCACATGA
- the lpxK gene encoding tetraacyldisaccharide 4'-kinase gives MTSIDGRGQSNNASVVEHRGPVPAFLGSVLKPLYTIGIARANKKFDRGIGVETLDIPVFSVGNLTVGGTGKTPMVIYLVRELQRLDIRPCIAMRGYGATPGMPSDEQDEYTRALPEVPVIAQPDRINGIRHLLASERGQDIDCVVLDDGFQHRQIARDCDIVLIDASKPIHRDSLLPKGWMREPISSLKRADVIIMTRVQDAVELDEAFGAVRQHAPDVTPVRASNTWTECIVNENNTDMARPVSWLSDKSVFVVAGIGNPSSFLRQCEQHTTSIAGSMMLRDHNPYENATVLQLIDCAAKSSADCILTTDKDWSKLRHVQSSRWPCPVVRPIVGMQLDNPGVLTQHILSVFERARAATKPLSG, from the coding sequence ATGACCTCCATCGATGGTCGTGGTCAGTCAAATAATGCATCAGTTGTTGAGCATCGCGGACCAGTGCCAGCATTCCTTGGCAGTGTGCTCAAACCTCTCTACACAATCGGTATTGCCCGTGCGAACAAGAAGTTTGATAGAGGCATCGGTGTCGAAACACTTGATATACCCGTGTTCAGCGTTGGCAATCTCACTGTCGGTGGCACAGGCAAGACTCCGATGGTGATTTATCTCGTGCGCGAGCTTCAGCGCCTTGACATCCGACCATGCATCGCAATGCGCGGATATGGCGCGACACCCGGGATGCCCAGCGACGAGCAGGATGAGTACACACGCGCGCTTCCCGAAGTACCAGTCATTGCACAACCCGATCGGATCAATGGGATTCGTCATCTACTCGCAAGTGAGCGAGGACAAGACATCGATTGTGTTGTGCTCGATGACGGGTTTCAGCACCGGCAGATTGCGCGGGACTGCGACATTGTATTGATTGATGCATCGAAGCCGATCCATCGAGACTCGTTGCTGCCAAAGGGCTGGATGCGTGAGCCGATCTCGTCCTTGAAACGTGCAGATGTTATCATCATGACACGCGTACAGGATGCAGTGGAACTCGATGAAGCTTTCGGAGCTGTTCGTCAGCACGCACCGGATGTCACACCGGTTCGAGCATCGAATACATGGACCGAGTGCATTGTCAACGAGAACAACACTGATATGGCTCGTCCCGTGTCGTGGCTTTCAGACAAGTCCGTGTTTGTGGTCGCTGGCATCGGAAATCCCAGCTCATTTCTCCGGCAATGCGAGCAGCACACCACATCGATCGCAGGATCCATGATGCTGCGCGATCACAATCCGTATGAGAACGCGACAGTCTTGCAGTTGATTGATTGTGCAGCAAAGAGCAGTGCCGATTGCATTCTGACAACCGACAAGGACTGGTCAAAGTTGCGCCATGTGCAATCTTCACGCTGGCCATGTCCTGTCGTACGACCGATCGTGGGAATGCAACTCGATAACCCCGGTGTGCTGACGCAGCACATTCTGTCGGTCTTTGAGCGTGCACGCGCAGCAACGAAGCCTCTGTCAGGCTGA
- a CDS encoding asparaginase: protein MTLVTTGGTIEKTYDESTGELSNRGSIVRQMLRRLRLDDASINVIELMSKDSLLMTDADRARITQIVRAIAAPNSATKDCDAATSAIGGADASPVVVLHGTDTLEVTGEALHAAIPYPSAPIILTGAIRPYAMKRSDALQNLTESIFAAGVLAPGVYAVSHSKALRFPGVVKDRQRMTFVRKEDAEITLRGSSA, encoded by the coding sequence ATCACCCTTGTCACAACTGGTGGCACCATCGAGAAGACATACGACGAGTCGACGGGCGAACTCTCGAATCGTGGCTCGATCGTGCGCCAGATGCTTCGACGGTTGCGCCTTGATGATGCGTCGATCAACGTCATTGAACTTATGAGCAAGGACAGTCTGCTCATGACCGATGCCGATCGAGCACGTATCACACAGATTGTCCGAGCGATTGCAGCACCCAACTCTGCGACGAAGGACTGCGACGCTGCCACCAGCGCGATAGGTGGTGCAGATGCCAGTCCGGTTGTTGTGCTGCACGGCACGGACACGCTCGAAGTGACCGGAGAGGCGTTGCATGCAGCGATTCCATATCCATCTGCACCGATCATTCTGACGGGAGCAATTCGTCCGTACGCGATGAAACGATCGGATGCACTCCAGAACCTCACAGAGTCAATCTTTGCTGCTGGAGTGCTTGCGCCGGGTGTCTACGCGGTCTCACACAGCAAAGCGCTGAGGTTCCCCGGCGTGGTGAAGGATCGCCAGCGCATGACGTTCGTCCGCAAGGAGGATGCGGAAATAACGCTGCGCGGCTCGTCAGCCTGA
- a CDS encoding Rrf2 family transcriptional regulator, protein MLTQGVGYACQALAVIALDKKKTHLVKDIATEAGIPAPYLAKIIQQLAKRGFVSTRRGVGGGVTLMVEPASITLFEVCDALDDPIVQKRCMLGTEECSDDRACPCHVFWVSHRGEYHDFLHSTTIADMAAFESTQKARANGEKIQQVNIRIPKPRP, encoded by the coding sequence ATGCTTACACAGGGTGTGGGATATGCATGCCAGGCGCTAGCCGTCATTGCACTCGATAAGAAGAAGACCCATCTTGTCAAGGATATCGCCACCGAAGCTGGGATCCCCGCTCCGTATCTTGCCAAGATCATCCAGCAGCTTGCCAAGCGCGGGTTTGTCTCAACCAGGCGCGGTGTCGGCGGTGGTGTTACTTTAATGGTTGAGCCTGCATCAATCACCCTCTTCGAGGTGTGTGATGCGCTCGACGATCCCATCGTCCAGAAGCGATGCATGCTCGGAACAGAGGAATGCTCAGACGATCGTGCGTGCCCATGCCACGTGTTCTGGGTAAGCCATCGTGGCGAGTATCACGATTTTCTCCACTCGACAACGATTGCCGACATGGCTGCCTTTGAATCAACCCAGAAAGCGCGGGCCAACGGTGAGAAGATCCAGCAAGTGAATATCCGCATTCCCAAGCCAAGACCGTAA
- a CDS encoding AI-2E family transporter gives MPEVSAQPVWQDRHLWQIQPVRDVLLGLAIVGVFLIGYKASIVTVPMLLALLLAYLFEPVINWLVVVRGWFSRQGAVAFLIGFIVFILVVPVAFGAVLAVTQGARFISQIATTTEDVLQVVRLSNETRSVLPMIEFSRQKSYLNNGRYLLLIERDEESITTIETQIKEATEKLDKSEEDQQKAKQLLEQSTQPPAGTGEDTSQTEQLSERELDKLRSELETYDAVVAQQRRELLDLEYNLKKAIAMAGRFDTNGGDPKPVVLETEDDKLRDTIPKLRETFSRLPGIVQSGCLFVMNRDAVGHISDFDRVRQYGVFETALNWIKNNADAIASRAVGSGVDAAATLLRTATSLGKLLFALFLTAFFFFFISTGYPEVLKFGRSLLPDKNETRVVDLISQMDNVVAGFVRGRLIIALIQSVLFSIAYALIGVPMPIVLGVIVGFLSMIPYVALVGIPASVIGLGIAAGDHTGFRAAWWWVVIAPVIVYLVLQAFDDYILTPKIQGQSTGMDTPTILFASLAGGALFGVYGLLIAIPIAACVKILLKEVFWPRFQAWTEGEVQDFLPIGTK, from the coding sequence ATGCCTGAAGTTTCCGCGCAACCGGTCTGGCAGGATCGCCATCTCTGGCAGATTCAGCCAGTGCGCGATGTGCTGCTTGGTCTTGCAATCGTTGGGGTGTTCCTGATCGGGTACAAAGCGAGCATCGTGACTGTCCCGATGCTGCTTGCGCTTTTGCTTGCCTATCTGTTCGAACCTGTCATCAACTGGCTGGTTGTTGTACGAGGATGGTTCAGTCGGCAGGGTGCTGTCGCGTTTCTCATCGGATTTATTGTGTTCATTCTTGTTGTGCCTGTAGCATTTGGTGCTGTGCTGGCTGTGACACAGGGGGCACGGTTCATCTCGCAGATTGCGACGACAACCGAGGATGTGCTGCAGGTCGTCAGGCTGAGCAACGAGACCAGAAGTGTGCTCCCGATGATCGAGTTCTCACGGCAGAAGAGCTATCTCAACAATGGGCGCTACCTGCTCCTGATCGAACGAGACGAAGAGTCCATCACGACGATTGAAACCCAGATCAAGGAAGCAACAGAAAAGCTTGACAAGTCGGAAGAGGATCAACAGAAAGCAAAGCAACTGCTCGAACAGTCAACACAACCGCCAGCAGGTACAGGTGAAGATACATCTCAAACTGAGCAGCTCAGTGAACGTGAACTCGACAAGCTCAGGAGTGAGCTGGAAACGTACGATGCTGTTGTTGCCCAGCAGCGAAGAGAGTTGCTTGATCTTGAGTACAACCTGAAGAAGGCAATTGCGATGGCGGGTAGGTTTGATACAAATGGAGGGGATCCCAAGCCTGTTGTGCTCGAAACCGAAGACGACAAACTCCGTGACACAATCCCGAAGCTTCGCGAAACGTTCAGCCGGTTGCCGGGAATCGTTCAGTCCGGATGCTTGTTTGTGATGAACCGCGATGCGGTCGGGCATATCTCAGACTTCGATCGTGTGCGCCAGTATGGTGTCTTTGAAACAGCGTTGAACTGGATTAAGAACAATGCTGATGCCATTGCAAGCAGGGCGGTTGGTTCCGGTGTCGACGCTGCCGCGACATTGCTGCGGACGGCGACATCGCTCGGGAAACTGCTCTTCGCACTCTTTTTGACCGCGTTCTTCTTCTTCTTTATCTCCACCGGCTATCCGGAAGTGCTGAAGTTCGGTCGATCTCTGCTGCCCGACAAGAACGAGACGCGTGTTGTTGATCTCATCTCCCAGATGGACAATGTCGTTGCTGGGTTTGTGCGAGGCAGATTGATTATCGCGTTGATCCAATCCGTGCTGTTCTCGATCGCGTACGCGCTCATCGGTGTTCCGATGCCGATTGTGCTCGGTGTGATCGTCGGGTTCCTCTCGATGATTCCGTACGTTGCGCTGGTTGGTATTCCAGCTTCTGTCATCGGACTTGGCATTGCAGCGGGAGATCACACCGGGTTCCGTGCAGCATGGTGGTGGGTCGTGATAGCGCCAGTTATTGTGTATCTCGTATTGCAAGCATTTGATGACTACATCCTGACACCCAAGATACAGGGGCAGAGCACGGGGATGGACACGCCAACGATTCTGTTTGCATCGCTCGCGGGTGGTGCCCTGTTTGGCGTGTATGGATTGCTGATTGCGATTCCAATCGCTGCGTGTGTCAAGATCCTGCTCAAGGAAGTGTTCTGGCCACGGTTCCAGGCATGGACGGAGGGTGAAGTGCAGGACTTCCTGCCGATCGGAACAAAGTAG
- a CDS encoding amidohydrolase family protein, with product MPDEVCAHPAAIHATRVELPDSVLLPGLVNAHTHLDLTHIGPQLHDPAKGFVPWVDMIRANRLTDDAMIEASVQRGIELSRAGGTVAIGDISGAMPKRISIAPYRQLSASGMRGVSFIEFFGIGTYETSFASMFTEHVAELLIGAGQPVVQEFEHEPIPSPTSRVKLGLQPHAPNTVDIRQYQWTMVRACLLGWPVSTHLAESVEEREFVARATGPQRELLERFGIWDEDIAGRIGHGLSPVQHLAPVLELASQASTPMLLAHVNNANDEDIQILADSNVAVAYCPRASDYFGAHLHFGPHRYRDMLNAGIPVALGTDSIVNLPDTANDATRDGMSIFDEMRLLHSRDNADPLMLLQMATVHGARALGLDPSLFIIRNEAQVAGIIAVRVEQSATIHDAGSCLAVVLEGMHPCRVC from the coding sequence ATGCCAGATGAAGTCTGTGCCCATCCTGCTGCCATCCACGCTACTCGAGTGGAACTGCCGGACTCGGTGCTTCTTCCGGGTCTGGTCAACGCACACACCCATCTGGATCTCACCCACATTGGACCGCAACTGCACGATCCAGCAAAGGGGTTTGTGCCTTGGGTCGACATGATTCGTGCCAACCGTCTGACGGACGATGCCATGATTGAAGCGTCGGTCCAGCGCGGGATTGAACTGAGCCGTGCAGGCGGGACCGTCGCGATTGGCGATATTTCTGGAGCAATGCCGAAGCGAATCAGTATTGCACCGTACCGCCAGCTTTCAGCTTCAGGCATGCGCGGTGTGAGTTTTATCGAGTTCTTTGGGATTGGGACGTATGAAACCTCGTTTGCATCAATGTTTACGGAACACGTTGCCGAACTGCTTATTGGTGCTGGCCAACCCGTTGTGCAGGAGTTTGAACACGAACCGATCCCATCACCTACGTCGCGCGTCAAACTGGGACTCCAGCCGCACGCGCCAAACACGGTCGACATCAGACAGTACCAATGGACGATGGTGCGCGCGTGTTTACTCGGTTGGCCCGTTTCCACGCACCTTGCGGAATCAGTTGAGGAGCGGGAGTTTGTTGCGCGCGCAACCGGGCCGCAACGGGAACTGCTAGAGCGTTTCGGTATCTGGGATGAAGATATTGCTGGACGCATCGGGCACGGATTGTCGCCCGTGCAGCACCTTGCGCCGGTGCTGGAACTTGCGTCTCAAGCAAGCACACCGATGCTGCTTGCGCATGTGAACAACGCAAACGATGAGGATATTCAAATACTTGCTGATTCGAACGTCGCGGTGGCTTACTGTCCGCGCGCAAGCGACTACTTTGGTGCGCATCTGCACTTTGGACCACATCGATACAGAGACATGCTGAATGCAGGCATTCCTGTTGCGCTTGGCACAGATTCGATCGTGAACCTTCCGGATACTGCGAACGATGCAACGCGAGATGGGATGAGCATATTTGATGAGATGCGTTTGCTGCACTCGCGCGATAATGCAGATCCGCTGATGCTGCTCCAGATGGCAACAGTACACGGTGCTCGTGCGCTTGGGTTGGATCCCAGCCTGTTCATCATCCGAAATGAAGCGCAAGTGGCTGGCATCATCGCGGTAAGGGTTGAGCAATCCGCGACGATTCACGATGCAGGATCGTGTCTGGCTGTGGTGCTTGAGGGCATGCACCCGTGCAGGGTGTGCTGA
- a CDS encoding OmpA family protein, translating into MSRNHTSRFGSTVRRAVFGAAAVIVGFGALTGCTSEQAYADIREENRALNERITKLSSENLQYQSAAGVQQSELIRQEQTISDLRQANTQLTDQITNMGGRIDDLNRRLVDTPLTMLDPGTDRALRNLALSYPNLLSYDSETGMIRFTSDLTFNSGSDVVNPGALEALQTFARVLQTEASIYDVQVVGHTDSQPISSKSAKNHPTNRHLACHRAIAVANSLVNTGVPATRIMAGGWGEYRPLVPNAANGNTPQNRRVEIFLTKSTAGIGYGSNLPNNMAPITTTPNRPVTQVPEEVVK; encoded by the coding sequence ATGAGCAGGAATCACACGTCTCGCTTCGGCTCAACCGTCCGCCGTGCAGTCTTTGGGGCTGCTGCAGTGATTGTCGGGTTTGGTGCATTGACAGGCTGTACGTCTGAGCAGGCTTACGCCGACATCCGCGAAGAGAACCGTGCACTTAATGAACGCATCACGAAACTCAGTTCTGAGAACCTGCAATATCAGTCAGCCGCTGGTGTGCAACAGTCAGAACTCATCCGTCAGGAGCAGACGATTTCAGATCTGCGGCAGGCGAACACACAGCTGACTGATCAGATCACCAACATGGGCGGTCGCATTGATGACCTCAATCGCCGCTTGGTGGATACGCCGCTCACTATGCTGGACCCCGGCACAGATCGCGCTCTGCGCAATCTGGCGTTGAGCTATCCAAACCTTTTGTCATATGACTCGGAAACCGGCATGATCCGGTTCACGAGCGATCTCACGTTCAACTCAGGTTCGGACGTTGTCAACCCCGGCGCGCTCGAAGCATTGCAGACCTTTGCACGTGTGCTCCAAACAGAGGCATCAATCTACGACGTGCAAGTTGTTGGTCACACCGACTCACAACCGATCAGCTCAAAGTCTGCCAAGAATCATCCAACGAACCGCCATCTCGCGTGCCATCGAGCAATCGCGGTTGCAAACTCGCTTGTGAACACGGGTGTTCCTGCAACGCGCATCATGGCTGGTGGATGGGGTGAGTATCGCCCGCTCGTGCCCAATGCCGCAAATGGAAACACACCACAGAACCGTCGCGTTGAAATCTTCCTGACCAAATCAACTGCAGGTATCGGCTATGGCAGCAACCTTCCCAACAACATGGCTCCGATCACAACAACACCAAACCGTCCCGTGACACAGGTGCCTGAAGAGGTTGTAAAGTAA
- a CDS encoding NADH-quinone oxidoreductase subunit D: MPYTLRPDQGLDVDADRIDYIADHVDTGDRWVLNFGPQHPATHTTLRLVLELDGERVARCTPHIGYLHSGFEKLGEHLDYNQYVTICSRMNYLSPIANDICWHHTIEKLFAIDITPRCKVVRTIMAELARIQDHLLCVGAAGLDLNAFTGFLYAFNCREDIYDICDYISGQRYHPDWTRVGGAMKDLPDEEVFKRMIKKFIHETLPGAIKDLENLLNRNRIFMDRTQGIGVLTHDEAIAHSMSGPMARASGVRRDLRKDFPYLCYADNWNGDGAEAVKFTVPVATDGDVYCRFLVRVEEMKQSIKIIDQLIDSIPGGPMDAFADSKIVKPSKNDVYGSIEGLIQHFELIMSNRGFTPPIAECYGANETANGELGFYVISDGSPRPWRVKVRPPSFINYSVVSKLLEGHMLADTVAILGSINIVAAELDR, from the coding sequence ATGCCGTACACCTTGCGTCCCGATCAGGGGCTGGATGTCGACGCTGACCGAATCGACTACATCGCAGACCATGTCGACACGGGCGACCGGTGGGTGCTGAACTTCGGTCCGCAGCATCCCGCAACGCACACCACGCTGCGCTTGGTGCTGGAACTGGATGGCGAACGCGTTGCGCGATGCACGCCGCACATCGGATATCTGCATTCCGGGTTCGAAAAGCTCGGCGAGCACCTTGATTACAACCAGTACGTCACGATCTGCTCGCGGATGAACTATCTGTCGCCGATCGCCAACGACATCTGCTGGCATCACACGATCGAAAAGCTGTTCGCGATCGATATCACACCGCGCTGCAAGGTGGTGCGCACGATCATGGCTGAGCTTGCACGCATCCAGGACCATCTGCTGTGTGTTGGTGCTGCGGGTCTAGACCTGAATGCGTTTACAGGATTTCTGTACGCATTCAACTGCCGCGAGGACATCTACGACATCTGCGATTACATCTCCGGGCAGCGGTATCACCCGGACTGGACGCGCGTTGGGGGCGCAATGAAGGATCTGCCCGACGAGGAAGTCTTCAAGAGGATGATCAAAAAGTTCATCCACGAGACACTCCCCGGCGCGATCAAGGATCTTGAGAACCTGCTCAACCGCAACCGCATCTTCATGGATCGCACGCAGGGCATCGGTGTGCTGACGCACGACGAGGCGATCGCGCATTCGATGTCCGGCCCCATGGCGCGCGCCAGCGGCGTACGTCGCGATCTGCGCAAGGATTTCCCGTACCTGTGCTACGCGGACAACTGGAACGGCGACGGTGCTGAAGCGGTCAAGTTTACTGTCCCCGTTGCGACGGATGGCGATGTGTATTGCCGATTCCTCGTTCGTGTCGAGGAGATGAAACAGTCGATCAAGATCATCGATCAACTGATTGACTCCATCCCCGGCGGCCCGATGGACGCGTTCGCGGATTCAAAGATCGTCAAGCCGAGCAAGAACGATGTGTACGGTTCCATTGAGGGATTGATCCAGCACTTCGAACTGATCATGTCCAATCGTGGTTTCACGCCGCCGATTGCGGAGTGCTACGGCGCAAATGAAACAGCAAACGGTGAACTCGGGTTCTATGTGATTTCCGATGGCTCGCCTCGCCCGTGGCGTGTGAAGGTACGCCCACCATCGTTTATCAACTATTCGGTGGTATCGAAGCTGCTGGAAGGGCACATGCTTGCGGACACGGTGGCCATTCTTGGCTCGATCAACATCGTTGCTGCAGAACTCGACAGGTAA